A part of Neovison vison isolate M4711 chromosome 6, ASM_NN_V1, whole genome shotgun sequence genomic DNA contains:
- the IP6K1 gene encoding inositol hexakisphosphate kinase 1 produces MCVCQTMEVGQYGKNASRAGDRGVLLEPFIHQVGGHSSMMRYDDHTVCKPLISREQRFYESLPPEMKEFTPEYKGVVSVCFEGDSDGYINLVAYPYVESETVEQDDTPEREQPRRKHSRRSLHRSGSGSDHKEEKASLSLETSESSQEAKSPKVELHSHSDVPFQMLDGNSGLSSEKISHNPWSLRCHKQQLSRMRSESKDRKLYKFLLLENVVHHFKYPCVLDLKMGTRQHGDDASAEKAARQMRKCEQSTSASLGVRVCGMQVYQLDTGHYLCRNKYYGRGLSIEGFRNALYQYLHNGLDLRRDLFEPILSKLRGLKAVLERQASYRFYSSSLLVIYDGRECRAESFLDRRAEMRLKHLDTGLSEGAPPCGPSTSPSSTSPEAGPSSPPKVDVRMIDFAHSTFKGFRDDPTVHDGPDRGYVFGLENLISIMEQMRDENQ; encoded by the exons ATGTGTGTTTGTCAAACCATGGAAGTGGGGCAGTATGGCAAGAACGCAAGTCGGGCCGGAGACCGGGGAGTCCTCCTGGAGCCCTTCATCCACCAGGTGGGCGGACACAGCAGCATGATGCGCTACGACGACCACACTGTGTGCAAGCCCCTCATCTCCCGGGAGCAGCGCTTCTACGAGTCCCTCCCTCCCGAAATGAAGGAGTTCACCCCTGAGTACAAAG GCGTGGTGTCTGTCTGTTTTGAGGGAGACAGTGATGGTTACATCAACTTGGTGGCGTACCCTTATGTggaaagtgagactgtggagcaGGATGACACACCAGAGCGGGAGCAACCTCGGCGCAAACACTCCCGCCGGAGCCTGCACCGGTCAGGCAGTGGCAGTGACCACAAGGAGGAGAAAGCCAGCCTGTCCCTTGAAACCTCCGAGAG CTCCCAGGAGGCAAAGAGTCCGAAGGTGGAGCTCCACAGCCACTCGGACGTCCCTTTCCAGATGCTGGACGGCAACAGTGGTCTGAGTTCTGAGAAGATCAGCCACAATCCCTGGAGCCTGCGCTGTCACAAGCAGCAGCTGAGCCGCATGCGCTCTGAGTCCAAGGACCGAAAGCTCTACA AGTTCCTCTTGCTTGAGAACGTGGTGCACCACTTCAAGTACCCCTGTGTGCTGGACCTGAAGATGGGCACCCGGCAGCACGGGGATGATGCATCTGCGGAGAAGGCGGCCCGGCAGATGAGGAAGTGCGAGCAGAGTACGTCAGCCTCACTGGGTGTCAGGGTCTGTGGCATGCAG GTGTACCAGCTGGATACAGGGCATTACCTCTGCAGGAACAAGTACTATGGCCGCGGGCTCTCCATTGAAGGCTTCCGCAACGCCCTCTATCAGTACCTGCACAACGGCCTGGACCTGAGGCGTGACCTTTTTGAGCCCATCCTGAGCAAACTGCGGGGCCTGAAAGCTGTGCTGGAGCGGCAGGCCTCCTACCGCTTCTACTCTAGCTCCCTGCTTGTCATCTATGATGGCAGGGAGTGCCGGGCAGAGTCCTTCCTGGACCGCCGGGCAGAGATGCGTCTCAAGCACCTGGATACAGGGCTCTCTGAGGGGGCGCCGCCCTGTGGTCCCAGCACCAGCCCCAGTAGCACCAGCCCTGAGGCTGGCCCCTCCTCTCCACCCAAGGTGGATGTCCGCATGATCGACTTTGCACACAGCACGTTCAAGGGCTTCCGGGATGACCCCACCGTGCATGACGGGCCGGACCGAGGCTATGTGTTCGGCCTAGAGAACCTCATCAGCATCATGGAACAGATGCGGGACGAGAACCAGTag
- the GMPPB gene encoding mannose-1-phosphate guanyltransferase beta isoform X1, protein MKALILVGGYGTRLRPLTLSIPKPLVDFCNKPILLHQVEALAAAGVDHVILAVSYMSQVLEKEMKAQEQRLGIRISMSHEEEPLGTAGPLALARDLLSETAEPFFVLNSDVICDFPFQAMVQFHRHHGQEGSILVTKVEEPSKYGVVVCEADTGRIHRFVEKPQVFVSNKINAGMYILSPAVLRRIQLQPTSIEKEIFPVMAKEGQLYAMELQGFWMDIGQPKDFLTGMCLFLQSLRQKQPEQLYSGPGIVGNVLVDPSAHIGRNCSIGPNVSLGPGVVVEDGVCIRRCTVLRGARIRSHSWLESCIVGWRCRVGQWVSLGAGPGGGGAGKASCPADQACPPPEVRMENVTVLGEDVIVNDELYLNGASVLPHKSIGESVPEPRIIM, encoded by the exons ATGAAGGCACTGATCTTGGTGGGCGGCTATGGGACGCGTCTGCGGCCGCTGACGCTGAGCATCCCGAAGCCACTGGTGGATTTCTGCAATAAGCCCATCTTGCTGCACCAAGTGGAGGCGCTGGCCGCG GCAGGCGTGGACCACGTGATTCTGGCCGTGAGCTACATGTCTCAGGTGCTGGAGAAGGAAATGAAGGCgcaggagcagagg CTGGGAATCCGAATTTCCATGTCCCATGAAGAagagcctctggggacag CTGGGCCCCTGGCACTTGCCCGTGACCTGCTCTCTGAGACTGCAGAACCTTTCTTCGTCCTCAACAGTGACGTGATCTGTGATTTCCCCTTCCAAGCCATGGTGCAATTCCACCGGCACCACGGCCAGGAGGGCTCCATCCTG GTGACCAAAGTGGAGGAACCCTCGAAGTATGGTGTGGTGGTATGTGAAGCTGACACAGGCCGCATTCACCGGTTCGTGGAAAAGCCACAGGTGTTTGTGTCCAACAAGATCAACGCAGGAATGTACATCCTGAGCCCCGCAGTGCTGCGGCGCATCCAG CTGCAGCCTACATCCATTGAGAAGGAGATCTTCCCTGTCATGGCCAAGGAGGGGCAGCTATATGCCATGGAGCTGCAGG GCTTCTGGATGGATATAGGGCAGCCCAAGGATTTCCTCACCGGCATGTGCCTCTTCCTACAGTCCCTACGACAGAAGCAGCCTGAGCAACTGTACTCAGGCCCTGGCATTGTGGGCAACGTGCTGGTG GACCCGAGTGCCCACATCGGCCGCAACTGTAGCATTGGCCCCAACGTGAGCCTGGGCCCTGGTGTGGTGGTGGAAGATGGTGTGTGCATCCGGCGGTGCACGGTGCTGCGGGGTGCCCGCATCCGCTCCCACTCCTGGCTTGAGTCCTGCATTGTGGGTTGGCGCTGCCGCGTGGGCCAGTGGGTAAGCCTGGGGGCTGggccgggtgggggaggggcagggaaggcttCTTGCCCCGCTGACCAGGCATGCCCCCCCCCCGAGGTGCGCATGGAGAACGTGACGGTGCTGGGTGAAGATGTCATCGTTAACGACGAACTCTACCTCAATGGGGCCAGCGTGCTGCCCCACAAATCTATCGGCGAGTCGGTGCCGGAACCTCGCATCATCATGTGA
- the GMPPB gene encoding mannose-1-phosphate guanyltransferase beta isoform X2: MKALILVGGYGTRLRPLTLSIPKPLVDFCNKPILLHQVEALAAAGVDHVILAVSYMSQVLEKEMKAQEQRLGIRISMSHEEEPLGTAGPLALARDLLSETAEPFFVLNSDVICDFPFQAMVQFHRHHGQEGSILVTKVEEPSKYGVVVCEADTGRIHRFVEKPQVFVSNKINAGMYILSPAVLRRIQLQPTSIEKEIFPVMAKEGQLYAMELQGFWMDIGQPKDFLTGMCLFLQSLRQKQPEQLYSGPGIVGNVLVDPSAHIGRNCSIGPNVSLGPGVVVEDGVCIRRCTVLRGARIRSHSWLESCIVGWRCRVGQWVRMENVTVLGEDVIVNDELYLNGASVLPHKSIGESVPEPRIIM, from the exons ATGAAGGCACTGATCTTGGTGGGCGGCTATGGGACGCGTCTGCGGCCGCTGACGCTGAGCATCCCGAAGCCACTGGTGGATTTCTGCAATAAGCCCATCTTGCTGCACCAAGTGGAGGCGCTGGCCGCG GCAGGCGTGGACCACGTGATTCTGGCCGTGAGCTACATGTCTCAGGTGCTGGAGAAGGAAATGAAGGCgcaggagcagagg CTGGGAATCCGAATTTCCATGTCCCATGAAGAagagcctctggggacag CTGGGCCCCTGGCACTTGCCCGTGACCTGCTCTCTGAGACTGCAGAACCTTTCTTCGTCCTCAACAGTGACGTGATCTGTGATTTCCCCTTCCAAGCCATGGTGCAATTCCACCGGCACCACGGCCAGGAGGGCTCCATCCTG GTGACCAAAGTGGAGGAACCCTCGAAGTATGGTGTGGTGGTATGTGAAGCTGACACAGGCCGCATTCACCGGTTCGTGGAAAAGCCACAGGTGTTTGTGTCCAACAAGATCAACGCAGGAATGTACATCCTGAGCCCCGCAGTGCTGCGGCGCATCCAG CTGCAGCCTACATCCATTGAGAAGGAGATCTTCCCTGTCATGGCCAAGGAGGGGCAGCTATATGCCATGGAGCTGCAGG GCTTCTGGATGGATATAGGGCAGCCCAAGGATTTCCTCACCGGCATGTGCCTCTTCCTACAGTCCCTACGACAGAAGCAGCCTGAGCAACTGTACTCAGGCCCTGGCATTGTGGGCAACGTGCTGGTG GACCCGAGTGCCCACATCGGCCGCAACTGTAGCATTGGCCCCAACGTGAGCCTGGGCCCTGGTGTGGTGGTGGAAGATGGTGTGTGCATCCGGCGGTGCACGGTGCTGCGGGGTGCCCGCATCCGCTCCCACTCCTGGCTTGAGTCCTGCATTGTGGGTTGGCGCTGCCGCGTGGGCCAGTGG GTGCGCATGGAGAACGTGACGGTGCTGGGTGAAGATGTCATCGTTAACGACGAACTCTACCTCAATGGGGCCAGCGTGCTGCCCCACAAATCTATCGGCGAGTCGGTGCCGGAACCTCGCATCATCATGTGA
- the AMIGO3 gene encoding amphoterin-induced protein 3, giving the protein MAWLVLLGALLCLPRVGVGSLGAEGFVPSAPHNCPYKCVCAADLLSCTGLGLQEVPAALPAAATDLDLSHNALQRLRPGWLTPFARLRALHLGHNELDVLGRGVFTNASGLRLLDLSSNELRALGRHDLEGLGALERLLLFNNRLAHLDEHAFRGLGALSALYLGCNELSSFSFHHLHGLGATHLRTLDLSSNRLGRIPATALAALPAFLKNGLYLHNNPLPCDCRLYQLLRRWHQRGLSAVSDFTREYTCLAFKVPASRVRFFEHSRVFENCSATLAQGLERPEEQLHVQMGRSLRLRCNTSIPALRVAWVSPKQELLVAPGSQDGSIAVLADGSLAISNVQPWHEGLFVCLAVGPHLHHNQTHEYNVSVHSPRPEPEAFNTGFTTLLGCAVGLVLVLLYLFAPPCPGCRRCYRRTCRCCRRRWPRAPSPLQDLSAQSSSVLSTTPPDAPSRKASVHKHVVFLEPGRRGLNGRVQLAVAEDFDLYNPMGLRLQAGSESASSTGSEGLVMT; this is encoded by the coding sequence ATGGCCTGGCTGGTGCTACTGGGTGCACTGCTGTGCCTTCCGCGCGTAGGGGTGGGCAGCCTGGGCGCGGAGGGCTTCGTGCCCTCCGCGCCCCATAACTGCCCCTACAAATGTGTGTGTGCCGCTGACCTGCTGAGCTGCACGGGCCTGGGGCTGCAGGAGGTGCCGGCTGCGCTGCCGGCCGCTGCCacagaccttgacctgagccacaaCGCCCTCCAGCGCCTGCGCCCCGGGTGGCTGACGCCTTTCGCCCGACTGCGCGCCTTGCACCTGGGCCACAACGAGCTGGATGTGCTAGGTCGCGGAGTCTTCACCAATGCCAGTGGCCTGCGGCTGCTTGACTTATCATCTAACGAGCTGCGGGCGCTGGGACGCCACGACCTCGAAGGGCTGGGGGCGCTAGAGAGGCTGCTCCTGTTCAATAACCGACTGGCGCACTTGGACGAGCACGCATTCCGGGGCCTGGGCGCACTCAGTGCACTCTACCTGGGCTGCAACgagctctcctctttctctttccaccaCCTCCACGGCCTGGGTGCCACCCACCTCCGTACGCTGGACCTCTCCTCCAACCGCCTGGGCCGCATCCCTGCCACTGCCCTGGCCGCCCTGCCGGCCTTTCTCAAGAATGGCCTTTACTTGCAcaacaaccccctgccctgcgaCTGCCGCCTTTACCAGCTGCTGCGGCGCTGGCACCAGCGGGGCCTCAGTGCCGTCAGTGACTTCACCAGGGAATACACGTGCCTGGCTTTCAAGGTGCCTGCGTCCCGCGTACGCTTCTTTGAGCACAGCCGGGTCTTCGAGAACTGCTCAGCCACCCTGGCTCAGGGCCTGGAGCGGCCGGAGGAGCAGCTGCACGTGCAGATGGGTCGGTCCCTGAGGCTACGCTGCAACACCAGCATCCCCGCTCTGCGCGTCGCATGGGTGTCCCCAAAGCAGGAGCTGCTGGTGGCCCCGGGGTCCCAAGACGGCAGCATCGCTGTGCTGGCAGATGGCAGCTTGGCCATCAGCAACGTGCAGCCATGGCACGAGGGACTCTTCGTGTGCCTGGCCGTCGGGCCCCACTTGCACCACAACCAGACGCACGAGTACAACGTGAGCGTGCACTCCCCGCGCCCCGAGCCCGAGGCCTTCAACACAGGCTTCACCACCCTCCTGGGCTGCGCCGTGGGCCTGGTGCTCGTGCTGCTCTATCTGTTCGCACCGCCCTGCCCTGGCTGCCGCCGCTGCTACCGCCGCAcctgccgctgctgccgccgccggtGGCCCCGGGCACCCAGCCCCCTCCAGGACCTGAGCGCGCAGTCCTCCTCGGTGCTCAGCACCACCCCGCCCGATGCGCCCAGCCGCAAGGCCAGTGTCCACAAGCATGTGGTCTTTCTGGAGCCGGGCAGGAGGGGCCTCAATGGGCGTGTGCAGCTGGCCGTAGCCGAGGACTTCGATCTCTACAATCCCATGGGCCTGCGGCTCCAGGCTGGCTCTGAGTCCGCTAGCTCCACGGGCTCTGAGGGTCTGGTGATGACCtag